A DNA window from Candidatus Zixiibacteriota bacterium contains the following coding sequences:
- a CDS encoding response regulator, translated as METDYYIKTFSSANEALEYILENDVDIVVSDYLMPEMDGISFLAEVKKIKSEIPRIILTGYADKENTIKAINNVGLFQYIEKPWDNDNILIIFRNGLEKNRLMKKPNEKIFEINSAYSELQGLQQEILKTFI; from the coding sequence ATGAAGCTTTGGAATATATTCTGGAAAACGATGTCGATATTGTTGTCTCTGACTATTTGATGCCTGAAATGGATGGTATTTCCTTCTTAGCTGAGGTTAAGAAAATAAAATCTGAAATACCAAGAATTATACTTACCGGTTATGCAGACAAGGAAAATACGATAAAGGCTATAAATAATGTCGGTTTGTTTCAGTATATCGAGAAGCCTTGGGACAATGACAATATCTTGATAATATTTCGTAATGGTTTGGAAAAAAACAGACTAATGAAGAAACCTAATGAAAAGATTTTCGAAATTAACAGCGCCTATTCCGAACTTCAAGGTCTTCAACAAGAGATCCTGAAAACATTTATCTAA